GCCTGTTTGCGTGCTTACTTAAACGCAGCGCCCGCCATCGACCTCAATGCACACGCCGCTAATGAACGATGCCTCCTCGCTCGCCAGGTACAGCGCCGCATTGGCCACATCCAGCGCGGTGGAGAAGCGGCCCAGCGGAATGGTGGCCAGGAACTTGGCGCGGCGCGCATCGTCCACCGGGCCGCCTGCAAACTCGGCAGCCAGGCCCGTGTCGGGGTTGAACACGGGGTTGATGCAGTTCACGCGGATGTTGTCCGGGCCCAGCTCGGCCGCCATGGACTTGCTGGTGATGATCACGGCGCCCTTGGAGCCGTTGTACCAGGTCAGGCCCGGGCGGGGGCGCAGCCCGGCGGTGGAGGCGATGTTGATGATGCTGCCGCCGCCCGCCTGGCGCAGTGCGGGCACGGCGTGGATGGCGCTCAGGTAGATGCTCTTCATGTTGATGGCATAGACCTTGTCGAACTCTTCCTCGCTCACTTCGAGCATGGGGCGGTTGCGGTGCGTCCAGCCCGCGTTGTTCACCACCACGTCCAGGCGGCCGTACAGGCGCACGGCTTCGTCGACCATGGCCTTCACTTCGGCGGACTTCGTCACGTCGG
Above is a window of Acidovorax sp. KKS102 DNA encoding:
- a CDS encoding SDR family oxidoreductase, with the translated sequence MRVQNKSIIVTGAGNGIGEGIAKRLAAEGGKVIVNDINEAGGQRVVAEITAAGGTAAFFKADVTKSAEVKAMVDEAVRLYGRLDVVVNNAGWTHRNRPMLEVSEEEFDKVYAINMKSIYLSAIHAVPALRQAGGGSIINIASTAGLRPRPGLTWYNGSKGAVIITSKSMAAELGPDNIRVNCINPVFNPDTGLAAEFAGGPVDDARRAKFLATIPLGRFSTALDVANAALYLASEEASFISGVCIEVDGGRCV